ATTACTAAACTGGATCTGGGAGTACTTACACACTTCAGTTCAGTATTAGATTGAAATTAATTCACGATATTGCCTAATATCGGAGATATCTGCGGCTCTGTCTCATTTCCAGCAGCTTTGATGTTAAAAAGGACAAACTCTCCACCAGCTCGTGGCTCCTAGAAGCAGTTATTGTAATAACAGTCACTCAGGGATTAGGACCAGCCGACTCGCGGTTAATTAAACTCTCCGACATGCTCACCGCCCCTCGGATCTCTCAGCCTGACTGAAAATGAGTTCATAACACATCGACTCGGATGTGAGCCCAATACCCTGCTTGCGTTTTCCAGAGTCAAACCCACTAGCTCCCCTGGCAGTTTGCTGCACAGCGTCTTTTTTCCCTCTGTAGTGGAAATTTCTCtgcttttgtaaaacaaaaggaaaatctgTCTATGCTGTCGTTTCTGCTCCGGCTtccacacaataaaaaaaactaaatgtttcagcTTTGTTCAGGGAGGTAATCTTCCCAGTGATCCGACCCATAAACAGCAGAATGCAGTTTCTCCGTCACTGCATTGATGAACTTTGTATTTACCTTTGATCACTTCAAGGCAAGAGGCCACATCTCTAGCTACGTTTTTCCTATTGATAACACTTCAATGAGGCTCATTTTCTCCTCAGAAGGAGGCGTTTATCGATGGCTACAGGACAAGGAATGGAGTTCCTGAAGCTTCCCTTCACTGCACAAAGTCACAACTAAAGTCACCCGACAACACTGCATAGAGACAGTAAACAAGTTCAGTTCAAATCCAGTCCAGCACAGCCCGGTTCAGTCCAGTTTTAATCCAGTTTGATTGGATTTATATGCAGAGAACAGAGGGACGGAACCAAACACACTGAACATGACTCTGTGGAGGAAGAAGTTTAGAGAATTACGAGAAACAAAGACGAAGAACATTATTTTCTTACTTACATTCCTTATatttgatccatccatccactcatccatccatccatccgggACCTCCCTCTAGGGACGGTcccagatggatggatgaactcaCCTGAGGGACTGAACTATACATCTCTTCTGCCCTGGAAATACCTCGGATCACCAATGAGGACTCAGGAAGAATGTTTCTGGGAAGAGGGATGCTGGGTTTCCCTACTGAACTTGTCACCTCCATAATCTAATCTCAGCAGACGAAGATGACACACATGAGAAACCAGGCTGTGTCTGTCTGACCTGATGAAGATCTTAAAGTAGTCGGTCCATGAATCTTTAATACCATCTCCAGTCTTTAATCTTTCAGCTCTTAACAAGTCGTCAGACTGAGAGCTGATGTGTTTGgactcattttatttattattcactCGGCAGATTTCTACTTGCCTGTTTTGTCTGTAGTTTTGAGAGTTGAACAGTAACTTCAGAATGAGGCAGCTGAACAAGCTTCAACTGAAGTTTATAGAGCAGAGTAACTACAGATACATGTCAGTCTGTCCTCTTAGTAAAACATTTCGGCTTAAAAGTAAAGAGCTTATAATTGCATTTATTATGGCCTTGAAGACTGACTTCTAAAACCCTTTAAAGCCTGGAGCTGCATTATGATTTAGAGGTCTGCTCATTTTAATGGCTCAACTGCCTCTTAATAAATTCATTAAAGTGAAATAATGAGATCTAAGTGGACGTGTGACACTTTTTACCACGAGGTTAAGAACAAACTGTTTGCTGCATTGAATATTAACTGTAAATCATCATATTTTGAGAACAAACACCTGCGTAAGAATGAAGGTCCCTCCTCTCCCCACATTACTTCTCTAATGACGataatcagctgaaggctttttcGCAGCAGCTTCGGCAGTCTGTGTTGCtttaatcaaataaaatgcCGTCATTAGTGTGCAAAAATACACAACTGTCCCCACTGTTTATGCTCTCTGCGCCCTGCAGGAATAATAAAGGCACTTGGGACGTTTTGCATCCAAACAATTTCTTGCTGTGTTCTAATGAGATTAAAGTCATCTGCTGATCGCGGTTTTGTGTGTGAATTCAATCACAGCTCAGTGAAGCTGTAGGTGTACGATAAACTCAGTCCTTTAAGAGGTAAAGGTTTAGGTTGGTGTCTAAAACACACAGTTCAGGCATTGGCGGAGACCATCAATTATACTTTGGGAGTAGATAAAGGTCTCCTGAACAACTCGCTGATTATATCTCAGGTGATTTGAACTAACAGGTATTCAGTAGTATTCAAAAGCAAGAGTGAGTTCAGAAGTCATTGTAGCGTCCTTGTTTCTGACCCTGAGTTTTCTTCAACATCCTGACCTTTaaaggaaaatggatggagatcAGGTAGGGCAGTAAActtaaattaattgtttttaacttcAATACCCCTGCAACTTCTTCAGTCAGTGTTGCAAGCTTAAATGATTGCAGTGTTTTAGTTTTCTAGTATTCGGACAGCTTACATAAACTACAGGTCAAAGGATTTAGAttcactttctcacttaatgggcctcttcattttcatgactattcatattgtagattctcaccaaaggcaacagaactgtgaataaacacacatggaattatatagtaaacaaaaagtgtgaaataactctaaacattttcatattttagattctttaaatggccaccctttgctttgatgactttaaagtaattttaaagttattttacaatttttcatttcCTACTTAATTctctgtgttcattcactgttttgatgccttcaatgagaatctacgtacaaagGAATATGTCGAAAGGACGGGTGGCTGCTAATGAGTGAGCACTcttactttcctttttttttaccgtgtcctttCAATtattacggacacggagactgaaatgaaaaggaaaaaagaagctcaaaaaagagagagatgggggaaaagggagaaaaggaggaaagagtggaggagagaaagaaggatgaagagaatacaagattacaccctgcttgcttatacacctgcagctgttttttttttttttttacaaaatagtacatggtacttatgaatgtaaaatgtacttagtgagaggtgcagcccaaaatagaacatctgtgtatctgtcaacacctgaagcttaacacctgtgagtatgggtgtggacgcgttttgtatacaaggtttctccacaaaaatatgcaatagcgagtgtgaggacccacagacctgccccatggtccctggacggacactgaggagatccaagccacagacatccaaaggccccccaaagcacaggaaccccaggagaaccaccgccgggactaccacaacccccccagagaaaagcagtggagagtcccaggggaaccacccagcagcgacagtgcagaagccccagggagtcgcagcgacgagcccaaaggccctgccggcagccgtccatgcccgagcagatccagccatggacccagaggcccaagaccccgggacacaccaccccccaagcagaggcccgacagagcccagggggccaggccccggcaagcagccaccgggaatgagccagcacacaccaaagcatccggccccggacaccgagaaccacaagtacaccagcgggcagagactccaaccaccggcaggcggtgtgtcgcggaggaagctgatccaggagagggagcagtccaagacccaacctgtcgcaaaaaaaaaaaaaaaacaggcacacacagtcacaatcacccactcccaccctcatgcatacacataaaatcactcgcacccaacgtaaggataaacaacaatggacgtcgtacactcagtcacactccccatgcatactctatactcccaggtccaggcgctggtaccccctaggggcaaccggacccaggaggtggtccccttccctcctggggcagagggtactgcccagacccgggtgatcCCGGCCCGGCTCCTGACCCCTCGCCccaacccagtccccaacaacccccatccacctccggagagggggctatgtacaaaagaggggtccacatggcccaaagcaactcgccaaccggagccgccccaggacggagcagtcccgacccccccaacgagctccgatcccaaccccatgagtctcccacccccagtgaaccccaacaagaacctccccacagggccacccccaacaaggacaccgatattgaacacatccccccgaacccaaacgccacaaatccccacccccacaaaAGCACAACCCACACGTGAACTCCGTGGCtgagaagccgatgaagccacacccacacagcgcaagctccacacacagccccgctctaagaacccccgccgcaacccactcccccaccacacagcgcgccgcaacagcaaggcaagggccccgcgcaacgccacccccgcccactggcgCAACACTCTTACTTTCCTGAAAGATCCTCTATGCAGAAAATGTAGTGAGATTTGTGAAAGCGAGGAGGGCAGATCTCTCCTCACCTAGCATATCTCTATGTTATTATGATATAGCACCTATTAGTGAGCTAAACAATGTTACTGAAGTCTTAAGCACATGTTGGAGACATTAAAAACAGGAGGTAAAGCAGAGCTTGGCTCAAAATAGACCGATTTAGTGTCTATTATTTAGATTTAGCCGCAACCGCAGCGCTAAAGACTGGCCAGGTCCCGGTAACTTGGTTGGGTTGGAAATGTTTGGACGACGTAAACCAGAGCTGATCATCCATTCACAGTAGGCTTGCAGGAAACCTTGTGGGCCTTGTGCAGGAAACaatcataaacaaaaagaaaacctttaaatgagaaagtggttctaaacctttgaccagtagtgGATATATTCAGTCTTTATTTCATTGGCTTTTCCTGACTGTAGTCTCTGTCACTGTCTTTCAGAGTATAAATCCTCTGGTTGCTTTTCAATTGTTACTCTCCTCTTTGCTTCAGCTCTGCTGCTCTTTTCATTGATTCAGAAACTAATTTCTCTCCTAACTTTCTTTCCTAGTGCTGCAGCTTTGACCTTTAGCATCATTGCTGATCTTGAAAATTAGCAGCGGGGTTTGGAAGTTGCTTGAGTGCACGTGTGAGCCTCCAGTCTTCCATCCTGAAATCCTTTGTGCGTTTGTGTCGCGTCTAGGCTGAAAGCTGCCAATGATTTCATAAGCAGCAGCCATGGCTGCCCATCGAATTGTTCGAGTGAACAACAATCACATCCTACCCCGCTGCAAGTCTGAGGGGACGCTCATCGACCTGAGTGAAGGAGTGGCCGGGGCCAGTCTCAATGATGTTAAAGGTCAGTGTCCCGGTGCACTTCCACCTCAATTACACTGAGAATTATAGAGAGGGTTCATACGCAGTCTGGAGAAGTTTGGAATTTGAATTCAGTATTTTAGGaatggagaaagaaaacaaaagtatagaaaaaagttgtttttgtctggaaaattgtttttttttttttacatgaaaatgtgtaggaactCTATGTAGAGTTCTGATCACTCAGTTGTgggaaaaaagaaagtacaccccaGAACATCAGtacataataaaacaatttggtATTTACCAGGTTTTCAAATCATTAAATTACAACATAAACCCAATGCCAAGGAAGAACAACAACAGCAATGACTtcagagaagcaactgttgctgcaTATCAATCTGGGAAGGCTTATAAGGCTGTTTACAAACTATTTGAAGTTCTTCCATCTACAGAGGCAACAATTATTCACatatggaaaacatttaagacaacTAGGAGTCCTTCCAGGAGTGGATGTCCCAGCAAATATGATCCAGGGCCAGACACTGAAATGCTAACATAAAGgacaaaaaaacccaagagctccatgTCTGTAGCGGACACAGAGTCTGAGATGGTTGAAGGTTAAAGTTCATGACAAAACAATTAGAAAAACAAGTATGGCTTGTTTGGGATATGTTATGGGaatttttagtgccttgctttctTTGTTCCTTGATattctacaggaactgacaaaagtattagaacccctcagtgttgttccattcttatCTTAtatagtcttagagtaatggtttctcagccttctccTTGCacctgtgtgagataatatgtatcccacactgttaagattatgtctggGACCTCGtctctctgggtctcatgagagttaccTGGAAAACTGTTATAGCTTATAAAgagaacctttgctttgtccagtcagaatgatttggcagcactactgagcgcatctccaatgctgtagaAAATctttctctcttgcaagattataataaaactgattctgagtgacaatcgtcggtctctgtcttggtaaaaactaATTTTCTACAACAGGATAATAAATGAAAGTAGCATGACTTAAGCTTGCAACTTTGAATCTGAAGACTTCTGAAAAATGTTCTTCCTACAGACGAGACCAATGAAACAATGTTTGGCCAAAATTATCAACTCCAAGTTTGGAGAGAACCAAACCCAGCTTATCAGCACAAACACTTTATCCCatctgtcaagcatggtggtggtgagCGGATCACCACCACCATTTTACCCAGTAAAAGCCGAGTTGCCCACAAACTCATCTGCACGCCAAACTATTCTACAGTCCAATGTGAGTCCTtctgtccaacagctgaagcttgaCCCAAACTGGTTTATTGACAGGATAATTATCCCTAACACAGAAGAAAATCTATATCAGATTGGCTGGAGAAGAAAAGAATCAAGAAGCtgcaatggtccagtcaaagttcagaccacAACCTGgttgaaatgctgtggtgggaTTTTAGGAGatctgtgcagaaaaaaaacctcaTTAGTTTAACTGGTTCATTATTACTGTGTTTGATAATGATGTGAGGCGTGTTTACTGCAGCACTTTCAATAATCTACTGATAAGTAGAGTTATGATCCAAAGAAAGACTGAACCAGAAACTCTGTAATTGGGACAAACATGGCTGTGCTTACCTATCTTTTCAGTGCCTTCTCCCAGTGCCTTAAAGCTCGACACTCAAGACTCCCTTGGAGCTGCGCAGGAGGTGGTTGCTATTAAGGATTACTGCCCAAGCAGCTTCACCACACTGAAGTTCTCCAAAGGGGATCACCTCTACGTGCTGGACACATCAGGTGGAGAATGGTGGTACGCCCACAACAACACAGAGATGGGATACATTCCAGCCGCTTACGTCCAGCCGGTCAGCTTCAGGAACTCTTCGCTAAGCGACAGTGGGATGATCGACAGCCTCGGGGAAGGGTATGAGGATGAGGGGAAGGATTTTGGAGGTCTTGGAGAGTGGATGGGGATGAGCTTGAAGCCCTCCGCCATTTACAACAACACTCCTTTTACTGTGAACCCTTTTATCTTTCCGTCAAATCAAAACTCCAAAGACGTAAGTGTGAGGAACTCGGCGGATCTTATTTACCTGGACTCTCTGGCATCACCGTCATCTTGTTCTAACAGTTGTACTATCATGAGCAGCTGCCATATTAATAACCTCAACTCAACCAGCCCTAACCAACAGGTTACACCCAACTTCCAGAGAGAAAATCCCTTTTTTAAGAGCAAACGTTCTCACAGTCTATCAGAACTTTCAGTCCTACAGGCACAGTCAAATCCAACTTTACCTTCATCTGGATTCTTTACGGGCCTAACAGCTCCTTTACCGGAACAGTTTCAGTGCAGAGAGGACTTCAGGACTGCCTGGTTGAACCACAGAAAACTAGCTCGGTCCTGTCATGACCTTCACTCTTTGGGCCAGAGTCCTGGATGGGGCCAGACCCAACCAGTGGAGACCAATGTTGTCTGCCGACTGGACTGTAACGGAGGAGTTGTTCAGCTTCCTGACACCCACATCAGCGTGCATATTCCTGAAGGGCATGTCAGTCATGGAGACTACCAGCAGATCTCCATGAAAGCCTTACTGGACCCCCCTCTGGAGCTGAACAGCAACCACTGCTCCACTGTAAGTCCCGTGGTGGAGATCAAGCTGAGCAATATGGAGACAAAGTCATTCATAACGCTGGAGATAAAAGTATCAGTAGCTGTGAAAAAGGAGAGTTGTCACGTTGCTGATGTACTTTGTGTTCGCAGTGATTCCAAAGAAGGGCCATACTCTCCCATACCTAATGCCTACATTTACAAAGATACAGTCCAGGTGCAGCTGGATAGTCTGGAGCCTTGCATGTATGTAGCTGTGGTCGTTCGGTCACTGTACATCGGTCACAACACAACAGTCTGGGACCATGTGCAGAGAAAGGTCACTCTAGGTGTATACGGACCCAAACATATCCACCCGTCATTCAAGACGGTTGTGGCCATGTTTGGGCATGACTGCGCCCCCAAAACCTTGTTGGTAAATGATGTAACATGGCAGGCGGCCTCGACTCCACCGGTGGCGCTCCAGCTGTGGGGGAAGCATCAGTTTGTGCTTGCATTCCCTCAGGATCTGCAGATTGGACTGTATTCCAACATGTCCAACTATCAGGTGAAGGCAAGCGAAGGAGCTTGGATAATTCGGGGATTTCAGATAAAACTAGGGAAGGTTGGCAGGCTGGTCTTTATGATCACGTCGCACAACCCCAGCAGTATCACAGACTTTACTCTCAGAGTCCAGGTTAAGGACGCCCTAGACTGCATCCTGACCCAGTTCTGTGTCCAGACTCCACTGCCACCACCAAAAACTGGGGTAAAGATCACAGGCCAGCGGAGGTTCCTGAAAAAGAGAGAGGTCGATAAGATTGTACTGTCACCTCTGGctgtcacctcaaaacacccaAACTTTCAGGATCGGTGCATTACTAACCTGAAATTTGGTAAACTGATTAAAACGGTGATCAGGCAGCACAAGAGTACGTACCTGCTGGAGTACAAGAAGGGGGATGTTATCGCTTTACTCAGCGAGGAGAAAATCAAACTACGAGGGCAGCTGCGGACCAAGGAGTGGTACATTGGATACTACCAGGGAAAGATGGGGCTGGTTCATGCCAAGAACGTTCTAGTTCTTGGTAAGGTCAAGCCCATTTATTGGTGTGGGCCAGACCTCACGACTACAATGTTGTTGGATCAGATCCTGAAGCCTTGCAAGTTTCTCACCTACATCTACGCAACTGTGAGGACCGTTCTGATGGAGAACGTGGGCAGCTGGAGGGCGTTTGCGGATGCTCTTGGATACGGGAACTTGCCACTGAATTATTTTTGTCGGACTGAACTGGACAATGAGCCGGAGAAAGTGGCGTCGGTTCTAGAGAAGCTGAAAGAGGAGTGCACTAACATAGAAAACAAGGATAGGAAGTCCTTCCAGCGGGAACTCATGATGGTAAGGCATCACTTTTTGAATAATTTGTATTTACAGACTTCAGTGTATTGTGGTGGAAATACCAAAGTTTTGCTTGTATGACCAGTTTTTCTACAATGTCGTGCAAAAATCTTTCCAAAGATAtcccttttttatattttgcatcAAAGCAGCGGGTATAATCTTTAACATCTGTTAGCAGCTTGTTCCTAAAATCTAGATAGtgcaagaaatattttaaagataaacCAGATTGACAGACACAAAGTAGGATTTTACCCCAAATAAGACAATTACCTGGTGCTAGAGACTTAGAAGAACTAGACCAGGACGAGTGAATGTAACCGTCTGGATCTGTATGGATGCATGAACCACTGCATC
This DNA window, taken from Girardinichthys multiradiatus isolate DD_20200921_A chromosome 24, DD_fGirMul_XY1, whole genome shotgun sequence, encodes the following:
- the sh3bp4a gene encoding SH3 domain-binding protein 4-A, translating into MAAHRIVRVNNNHILPRCKSEGTLIDLSEGVAGASLNDVKVPSPSALKLDTQDSLGAAQEVVAIKDYCPSSFTTLKFSKGDHLYVLDTSGGEWWYAHNNTEMGYIPAAYVQPVSFRNSSLSDSGMIDSLGEGYEDEGKDFGGLGEWMGMSLKPSAIYNNTPFTVNPFIFPSNQNSKDVSVRNSADLIYLDSLASPSSCSNSCTIMSSCHINNLNSTSPNQQVTPNFQRENPFFKSKRSHSLSELSVLQAQSNPTLPSSGFFTGLTAPLPEQFQCREDFRTAWLNHRKLARSCHDLHSLGQSPGWGQTQPVETNVVCRLDCNGGVVQLPDTHISVHIPEGHVSHGDYQQISMKALLDPPLELNSNHCSTVSPVVEIKLSNMETKSFITLEIKVSVAVKKESCHVADVLCVRSDSKEGPYSPIPNAYIYKDTVQVQLDSLEPCMYVAVVVRSLYIGHNTTVWDHVQRKVTLGVYGPKHIHPSFKTVVAMFGHDCAPKTLLVNDVTWQAASTPPVALQLWGKHQFVLAFPQDLQIGLYSNMSNYQVKASEGAWIIRGFQIKLGKVGRLVFMITSHNPSSITDFTLRVQVKDALDCILTQFCVQTPLPPPKTGVKITGQRRFLKKREVDKIVLSPLAVTSKHPNFQDRCITNLKFGKLIKTVIRQHKSTYLLEYKKGDVIALLSEEKIKLRGQLRTKEWYIGYYQGKMGLVHAKNVLVLGKVKPIYWCGPDLTTTMLLDQILKPCKFLTYIYATVRTVLMENVGSWRAFADALGYGNLPLNYFCRTELDNEPEKVASVLEKLKEECTNIENKDRKSFQRELMMALLKMDCQGLVAKLVLDFVLLTTAVEVASRWRELAEKLARVSRQQMEAYEAPHRDKSGVLDNESMWKPAYDFLLTWAAHVGDSYRDVIQELHHGLDKMRNPITKRWKHLTGALILVNCLDTLRSTAFCPTGYGDFAV